Proteins co-encoded in one Coleofasciculus chthonoplastes PCC 7420 genomic window:
- a CDS encoding Uma2 family endonuclease: protein MTLAKEEIIYPSSDGKPIADSTLQYQWITKIQGGCDALFKDDPNVFVAGDLLWYPVEGNNTISQAPDVMVVFGVPKGDRRSYLQWRENNIPPQVVFEIRSYHDSQTKMDKKLAFYNRYGVEEYYLYDPDNKDLRGWQRIEGLLEVIEPMSGWVSPCLTVRFELTEAGLELYRPDGQRFLSYLELEQQREQEAQRAERLAAKLRELNIDPDSL from the coding sequence ATGACACTCGCCAAAGAAGAAATTATTTATCCCTCTAGTGATGGTAAACCCATAGCAGACAGCACCCTTCAATATCAATGGATTACCAAAATCCAAGGCGGCTGTGATGCTTTATTTAAAGATGACCCGAATGTCTTTGTCGCCGGAGATTTACTTTGGTATCCAGTTGAAGGCAATAACACCATCTCCCAAGCGCCCGATGTAATGGTTGTGTTTGGCGTACCGAAAGGCGATCGCCGTTCCTACCTACAATGGCGCGAAAATAATATCCCGCCGCAGGTTGTCTTTGAAATCCGTTCCTATCATGACAGCCAGACTAAAATGGATAAAAAACTGGCATTTTATAATCGTTATGGTGTCGAAGAATATTACCTCTATGATCCAGACAACAAAGACTTGAGAGGGTGGCAAAGAATAGAGGGATTATTAGAAGTCATTGAACCGATGTCCGGCTGGGTCAGTCCTTGCTTAACGGTGCGGTTTGAATTAACCGAAGCAGGGTTAGAATTATATCGACCAGATGGGCAACGATTTTTGTCCTATTTGGAATTAGAACAACAGCGAGAACAAGAAGCGCAACGCGCTGAACGGTTAGCGGCAAAATTGCGGGAGTTGAATATTGATCCAGATAGTCTTTAA
- a CDS encoding 4a-hydroxytetrahydrobiopterin dehydratase translates to MAQLNQQKCEACTKNSSPVSQEEIAKLKPEIPDWNLIQPEGEAHLERSYEFPDFKTAIAFTNRVGEIAEEQGHHPAILTEYGKVTVTWWTHAISGLHKNDFIMAAKTDDIASQMAGSTTPTDFVEVGDCRTNGNLNR, encoded by the coding sequence ATGGCTCAATTAAACCAACAAAAATGCGAAGCTTGCACCAAGAATTCATCCCCCGTTAGCCAAGAGGAGATCGCCAAACTGAAACCGGAAATTCCCGACTGGAACCTAATTCAGCCAGAAGGGGAAGCCCACTTAGAACGGTCTTATGAATTTCCCGATTTCAAAACAGCGATCGCCTTTACCAACCGTGTGGGTGAAATTGCCGAGGAACAAGGACATCACCCCGCTATTTTAACCGAGTATGGTAAAGTCACTGTAACCTGGTGGACTCACGCCATCTCCGGCTTACACAAAAACGACTTTATCATGGCGGCAAAGACGGATGATATCGCTAGTCAGATGGCTGGTTCAACAACCCCAACCGACTTCGTTGAGGTTGGGGATTGCCGGACAAACGGCAATTTAAACCGTTGA
- a CDS encoding carbonic anhydrase has product MKNSTFTFIVFVLLASCLIIAPNVKSSNTHSVDWGYSGDESPEKWGDLSPEFETCKLGKTQSPIDLNDMSASSADSLEFTYKYTPYKVINNGHAIEVAYKAGSSIKIEGKRYELLQFHFHAPSEHTIKGGDYPMEAHLVHKSQDGQLAVIGVFLKEGQYNPFIETLWANIPTQKGERIVRGVTVNASALPPKDKSFYHYTGSLTTPPCTEGVNWYVLKQPIEISSQQLAKFQSVYSGNARPVQPLNKRVIKTKEM; this is encoded by the coding sequence ATGAAAAACAGTACCTTTACATTTATTGTCTTTGTTCTTTTGGCGTCTTGTTTAATCATCGCGCCGAACGTTAAATCAAGTAATACCCATTCGGTTGACTGGGGGTATAGTGGCGATGAATCACCGGAAAAGTGGGGAGATTTAAGTCCGGAATTTGAAACGTGTAAACTCGGCAAAACTCAGTCTCCTATTGACCTGAACGATATGTCAGCCTCTAGCGCTGACTCTCTGGAATTTACCTATAAATATACACCCTATAAAGTCATTAATAATGGTCATGCCATTGAAGTTGCCTACAAAGCTGGGAGTTCTATCAAAATTGAGGGTAAGCGGTATGAACTTCTCCAGTTTCATTTCCATGCTCCCAGCGAACACACGATTAAGGGCGGAGACTATCCCATGGAAGCCCATCTGGTTCACAAAAGTCAGGATGGACAATTGGCGGTCATTGGGGTTTTCCTGAAAGAAGGTCAATATAATCCATTTATTGAAACATTATGGGCGAATATACCAACCCAGAAAGGAGAGCGAATCGTTCGAGGTGTGACGGTTAATGCCAGTGCTTTACCGCCAAAAGATAAGTCTTTTTATCATTACACAGGCTCATTAACTACCCCACCTTGTACCGAAGGGGTGAATTGGTATGTTTTGAAACAGCCCATTGAGATATCATCCCAGCAGCTAGCTAAGTTTCAGTCGGTTTATAGCGGTAATGCTCGACCTGTCCAACCTCTGAATAAACGAGTTATAAAAACCAAAGAGATGTAG
- the dprA gene encoding DNA-processing protein DprA, which produces MADDRAYWLAWSQVPRVGPVLLRRLQQHFDTLAEAWASPGRELGQVEGFGRQLVQAVEKTRSHLNPQQFLEQHCSKNPYFWTPADPDYPRLLLEIPSPPPVLYYRGQVDQQENQGMKPMVAIVGTREPTDYGKRWTRKISAALAKKGFTVVSGMAAGIDTEAHKGCLEAGGRTVAVFGTGIDVIYPPRNKLLYETILDRGLVLSEYPAGTKPNRPHFPQRNRIIAGLSRAVLVMEAPTKSGALITAYQANEFCRDVYALPGSLDNPNAVGCLGLLNRGASVILSEGHLLEMLGAIPELDTGKQLSLFEPEPVKATPKLAPELAKVFQVLGIEPTPLDVIVQETGMTVAEVSGVLLQLELEGLVSQLPGMLYRRN; this is translated from the coding sequence TTGGCAGACGATCGCGCTTATTGGTTAGCTTGGTCACAAGTCCCGCGTGTGGGACCGGTGTTACTGCGACGCCTACAGCAGCATTTTGACACATTAGCAGAGGCTTGGGCGTCTCCAGGGAGGGAGTTGGGTCAAGTGGAAGGGTTTGGGCGGCAATTAGTTCAGGCTGTGGAGAAGACGCGATCGCATCTCAATCCCCAACAGTTTCTGGAACAACACTGTAGCAAAAATCCCTATTTCTGGACACCTGCTGATCCGGATTATCCCCGCTTATTGTTAGAAATTCCCAGTCCGCCGCCCGTATTGTACTATCGCGGACAGGTGGATCAGCAGGAAAATCAGGGGATGAAACCCATGGTTGCGATTGTCGGAACTCGTGAACCGACGGATTATGGCAAGCGTTGGACGAGAAAAATTAGTGCAGCGCTGGCGAAAAAGGGCTTTACTGTAGTATCTGGGATGGCAGCCGGGATTGATACCGAAGCCCACAAGGGATGTTTAGAGGCGGGTGGGAGGACGGTAGCGGTTTTTGGCACAGGAATTGATGTGATTTATCCGCCTAGAAATAAACTCTTGTACGAGACGATTTTAGACCGGGGATTGGTATTAAGTGAATATCCGGCTGGAACCAAGCCCAATCGCCCCCACTTTCCCCAACGCAATCGCATTATTGCCGGGTTGAGTCGGGCGGTTTTAGTCATGGAAGCGCCAACGAAATCAGGGGCGTTGATTACGGCGTATCAAGCCAATGAGTTTTGTCGGGATGTGTATGCGTTACCGGGTTCCTTAGATAATCCCAATGCGGTGGGATGTTTGGGATTATTGAATCGGGGAGCAAGTGTGATTTTGAGTGAAGGGCATTTATTAGAGATGTTGGGGGCAATACCGGAATTGGATACCGGGAAACAGTTGTCTTTATTTGAGCCAGAACCTGTTAAAGCGACGCCGAAGTTAGCGCCAGAATTAGCAAAAGTATTTCAGGTTTTAGGGATTGAACCGACACCCTTGGATGTGATTGTTCAGGAAACGGGGATGACAGTGGCGGAGGTTTCCGGTGTTTTATTGCAGTTGGAATTAGAGGGGTTAGTGTCGCAGTTACCGGGGATGTTATATCGGCGAAATTGA
- a CDS encoding NACHT domain-containing protein has translation MVEPGTALSSVGTLIVKNLELKQIWLKLQQEKLEEYVSDFFKDCIPEGVVLASPNVLKNALLEVLAKFLTIIEDELFECDLSGAEIRDTYQVAIEQFIRDDDVKPLLGKAFEKNCRVIDANQLRSIWVQRYSPDMPTGFNWDGIAKQYVKDVRRIVRNSPELEELLELEIQESIEEKVREIAGVSPDFNLTKYQEGLRERYSNLNLSSLDTTGCAYNELKLWQVFIPQNVRQVHQIVPQVYELPKEHQRRLRESNQLDTEISIEELTDYKQVYSQQPICSIREIIQDNDNYPYLVILGDPGSGKSTLLQYLALDWANSAPNDANLQPIPLLIELRTYMRNRDVGQCKNFLEFFHDSSGIVCHLNQYQLVEQLKAGNALVMFDGLDEVFDPGKREDVITDIHRFTNNYPDVRVIVTSRVIGYKPQRLRDAQFYHFMLQDLEADQIQDFITRWHDLTFTDKADKQRKRERLQRAINTSKAIRELAGNPLLLTMMAILNRNQELPRDRPELYNQASRVLLHQWDVERALVEHQQLEIQTIDYKDKQAMLRKVADQMQAAEKGLAGNLIAADELEGILTDYLKTLDINNPRAVARVMIKQLRERNFILCFMGADYYAFVHRTFLEYFCAWEYVWQFEKERTISLEELKTDVFGKHWQDESWHEVLRLIVGMIEPKLAGEIIDYLRNQSGEAEQFINVFLAADCLSEVRNRSVIASTVTQLLNQIKGLIQYDLHYYYEPFDEEADLVREIRTQAVAAIATTWHDSPDTLPWLKQKVQSDDDEAVRRAAVEELARGWKDDSNTLPILKHNAQFDDHWAVRRAAVQEIAKGWHDSPDTLLWLKQKAQSYEDWVVRSAAVQEIAKGWHDSPDTLPWLKHKAQSYEDLCLRITAVEELARGWKYDPETLPILKQKVEYDDHWAVRMAAVEELTKGWKDDPETLPILKHKAQFDDDWHVRRAAVQELAKGWKDEPWLFELLRDRALNDPFVREEDGQNNPRQIALEIIIKQYPKHPQTLSLLRDRAENEPDEQVRDFAQNKLAKLDNPKSDI, from the coding sequence ATGGTGGAACCGGGGACAGCGTTGAGTAGTGTCGGTACTTTAATCGTTAAAAACTTAGAACTCAAGCAGATTTGGTTGAAACTACAGCAGGAAAAGCTGGAAGAGTACGTTAGTGATTTTTTCAAAGACTGCATCCCAGAGGGGGTAGTGTTAGCCTCACCGAATGTCCTCAAAAACGCCTTACTTGAAGTCTTAGCTAAATTCTTGACAATAATCGAAGATGAACTATTTGAATGTGACTTAAGCGGCGCAGAAATCCGCGACACCTATCAAGTCGCAATTGAGCAGTTTATCCGAGATGACGACGTGAAACCCCTATTGGGAAAAGCCTTTGAGAAAAATTGTCGCGTCATCGACGCCAATCAATTAAGAAGCATTTGGGTACAGCGCTATTCGCCCGATATGCCAACTGGGTTTAACTGGGATGGGATTGCCAAGCAATATGTTAAAGATGTGAGACGCATTGTTAGGAATTCGCCAGAGTTAGAGGAACTGTTAGAATTAGAGATTCAGGAATCCATAGAAGAAAAGGTTCGAGAAATTGCCGGAGTTTCTCCCGATTTTAATTTAACCAAATATCAAGAAGGCTTACGGGAACGCTACAGCAACTTAAACCTATCCAGTTTAGACACAACAGGCTGCGCCTATAATGAACTGAAACTCTGGCAAGTCTTCATTCCGCAAAATGTGCGACAAGTTCATCAGATAGTCCCCCAAGTCTATGAACTCCCCAAGGAACATCAACGGCGACTGCGAGAGAGTAATCAACTTGATACAGAGATATCCATCGAAGAGTTAACCGACTATAAACAGGTTTATTCTCAACAGCCGATTTGTTCTATCAGAGAAATTATTCAAGATAACGATAACTATCCCTATCTGGTGATTCTCGGTGATCCGGGTTCAGGTAAGTCTACCTTATTGCAATATTTGGCATTAGATTGGGCAAATTCTGCACCCAACGACGCTAATTTACAGCCGATTCCGCTGCTGATTGAATTACGCACCTACATGCGAAATCGCGATGTGGGACAATGTAAGAATTTCCTGGAATTCTTCCATGATAGTAGTGGGATTGTCTGTCATCTGAATCAGTATCAACTGGTGGAACAGTTAAAAGCCGGAAATGCTTTGGTCATGTTTGATGGCTTGGATGAGGTATTTGATCCAGGAAAACGGGAGGATGTAATTACTGATATTCATCGCTTCACCAATAACTATCCTGATGTGCGGGTAATTGTTACGTCTCGCGTGATTGGTTATAAACCACAACGGTTACGAGATGCCCAGTTTTATCACTTCATGTTGCAAGATTTAGAGGCGGATCAGATTCAGGACTTTATTACCCGTTGGCATGATTTAACCTTTACCGATAAAGCCGATAAACAGAGGAAGCGAGAACGACTGCAACGGGCAATTAACACCTCAAAAGCGATTCGTGAACTGGCTGGGAATCCTTTGTTGCTAACTATGATGGCAATATTAAATCGCAATCAGGAATTACCCAGAGATAGACCAGAATTATATAACCAAGCGTCGCGGGTATTGCTGCATCAATGGGATGTGGAACGGGCGTTAGTCGAACATCAGCAGTTAGAAATTCAAACCATTGATTATAAAGATAAGCAGGCGATGCTGCGTAAGGTGGCTGATCAGATGCAAGCAGCAGAGAAAGGGTTAGCGGGTAATCTGATTGCGGCGGATGAGTTAGAAGGAATTTTGACCGATTATCTGAAAACTCTCGATATTAATAATCCCAGGGCGGTGGCTAGGGTGATGATTAAGCAACTGCGGGAACGGAATTTTATCTTATGTTTCATGGGGGCGGATTATTATGCCTTTGTGCATCGGACATTTTTGGAATATTTCTGCGCCTGGGAATATGTTTGGCAGTTTGAGAAGGAACGAACAATTTCTCTGGAGGAGTTGAAAACCGATGTTTTTGGCAAGCATTGGCAGGATGAGTCTTGGCATGAAGTGTTACGGCTGATTGTGGGGATGATTGAACCCAAGTTAGCTGGGGAGATTATAGATTATTTGAGGAATCAGTCGGGGGAAGCGGAACAGTTTATTAATGTGTTTCTAGCGGCGGATTGTCTTTCTGAGGTGAGGAATCGTTCGGTTATTGCATCAACGGTAACTCAATTACTGAACCAGATTAAGGGGTTAATCCAGTATGACTTACATTACTATTACGAACCTTTTGACGAGGAAGCCGATTTAGTTCGGGAAATTCGCACCCAAGCGGTTGCGGCAATTGCGACAACCTGGCATGATTCTCCAGACACTTTACCTTGGCTGAAACAAAAAGTCCAATCTGATGACGATGAGGCTGTGCGACGTGCAGCGGTGGAAGAATTAGCCAGAGGCTGGAAAGATGACTCAAACACCTTACCTATTCTCAAACACAACGCCCAATTTGATGACCATTGGGCTGTGCGACGTGCAGCGGTGCAAGAAATAGCCAAAGGCTGGCATGATTCTCCAGATACCTTACTTTGGCTGAAACAAAAAGCCCAATCTTATGAGGATTGGGTTGTGCGAAGTGCAGCGGTGCAAGAAATAGCCAAAGGCTGGCATGATTCTCCAGATACCTTACCTTGGCTGAAACACAAAGCCCAATCTTATGAGGATTTGTGTTTGCGAATTACAGCAGTGGAAGAATTAGCCAGAGGCTGGAAATATGACCCAGAGACCTTACCTATTCTCAAACAAAAAGTCGAATATGATGACCATTGGGCTGTGCGAATGGCAGCGGTGGAAGAATTAACCAAAGGCTGGAAAGATGACCCAGAAACTTTACCTATTCTCAAACACAAAGCCCAATTTGATGACGATTGGCATGTGCGACGTGCAGCGGTGCAAGAATTAGCCAAAGGCTGGAAAGATGAGCCATGGCTATTTGAATTATTACGCGATCGCGCTCTCAATGATCCCTTTGTGCGAGAGGAAGACGGGCAAAACAATCCTCGGCAAATAGCACTTGAAATCATTATCAAACAATATCCTAAACATCCCCAGACTCTATCCTTGCTGCGCGACAGAGCAGAAAATGAGCCTGATGAACAAGTTAGGGATTTTGCTCAGAATAAATTAGCAAAATTAGATAATCCAAAGAGCGATATATGA
- the hisH gene encoding imidazole glycerol phosphate synthase subunit HisH, with amino-acid sequence MPIIAVVDYDMGNLHSACKGLENAGATTKITDVAAEIEQADAVVLPGVGSFDPAVQHLRSRGLEEPIKRVIASGKPFLGICLGLQILFEGSEEGKEPGLGIIPGKVRRFQPEPDIRIPHMGWNHLEFTQPDCPLWMQLSENPQVYFVHSYYVEPVDPAIRAATVTHGSQQITAAIARGNMMAVQFHPEKSSTAGLQILSNFVTLLKTPVSV; translated from the coding sequence ATGCCAATCATTGCGGTGGTTGATTACGATATGGGTAACTTGCACTCGGCTTGTAAAGGGTTAGAGAATGCAGGTGCAACAACCAAGATAACGGATGTCGCGGCTGAGATTGAACAGGCGGATGCGGTGGTACTACCGGGAGTGGGTTCCTTTGATCCGGCTGTACAGCATTTGCGATCGCGCGGACTTGAGGAACCAATTAAACGGGTAATTGCCAGTGGTAAACCGTTCCTGGGTATCTGTTTGGGGTTACAAATTCTGTTTGAGGGTTCAGAAGAAGGAAAAGAACCCGGATTAGGGATTATCCCTGGAAAAGTGCGGCGATTTCAGCCAGAACCGGATATCCGTATTCCGCACATGGGGTGGAACCACTTGGAGTTCACTCAACCCGATTGTCCCTTGTGGATGCAGTTATCGGAGAACCCGCAAGTTTATTTTGTCCATTCCTACTACGTTGAACCCGTTGATCCGGCGATTCGCGCCGCTACAGTAACCCATGGATCACAACAGATCACGGCTGCGATCGCGCGGGGTAATATGATGGCAGTTCAGTTCCATCCCGAAAAATCATCCACCGCAGGCTTACAAATTCTATCGAACTTTGTTACTCTCCTGAAAACTCCTGTATCCGTCTAA
- a CDS encoding RNA-guided endonuclease InsQ/TnpB family protein: MILSYVYKLRPSGSHSAKMESWLNMLRSSYNWCLADRIETYHQQFIQGLYCSLRTKAEAYPLTCCIVKNGATGNPWKNNGKKRNAGTIQDAALVDLKTARPWYKSIDSDVLQRNIARLNTAYKNFFDGRGFPAFKNRSNFRSFEYKPGRVKFKGSKVYLPKIGWMRFFNSRPIPDGFAIRSVTIRRRTDGWFISVRLEDKSVPMATPRPTSEVKTAVGLDMGLTKLVHCSDGSDIPNPRFATNQKTKRTLSIRQRRVSRTKKGSVNRKKRAAEVAKLHSNVFNRRNAYQWQVANKLVKKADAFVVEDLNIQGMVRRCKPKPEEETGRFLPNGQSAKRGLNRSILDASWGELINKIQYVAVKSGKVLLKVNPRDTSRECSACGHIDEANRDRERFICTRCGHFDHADQQAARNIKRKAVVEYGLKLVIRKVRRDSAKPKQLTLFETPSTELTVPSPERLVPSEVEVSRRAKRRKHDTRKGKRRVPGNLGRQLELFSQDMWNVSSAESPF; this comes from the coding sequence ATGATTTTAAGCTACGTCTACAAACTACGTCCATCTGGCAGTCACAGTGCCAAGATGGAGTCGTGGCTTAATATGCTACGCAGCAGTTACAACTGGTGTTTGGCTGACCGAATTGAAACCTATCATCAACAGTTTATCCAGGGACTCTATTGCAGTTTAAGGACTAAAGCCGAAGCTTACCCATTGACCTGCTGCATCGTCAAAAACGGCGCAACAGGGAACCCCTGGAAAAACAATGGCAAAAAACGCAATGCTGGCACAATCCAAGACGCTGCACTGGTAGATCTCAAAACGGCCCGTCCTTGGTATAAATCAATAGACTCGGACGTATTGCAACGCAATATTGCCCGGTTGAACACCGCCTATAAAAACTTCTTTGATGGGCGGGGTTTTCCGGCGTTTAAAAACCGCAGTAACTTCCGGTCGTTTGAGTATAAGCCGGGTCGGGTTAAGTTCAAGGGAAGTAAGGTCTATCTGCCTAAAATTGGCTGGATGCGCTTTTTCAATTCCCGCCCTATCCCTGATGGATTTGCTATTAGGAGTGTAACGATTCGCCGCAGAACCGATGGATGGTTCATAAGTGTGCGCCTGGAGGACAAGTCAGTCCCAATGGCTACCCCTCGACCAACATCCGAAGTAAAAACGGCGGTTGGGCTGGACATGGGGTTAACCAAGTTGGTGCATTGCTCAGACGGAAGTGATATCCCCAACCCCAGGTTTGCCACCAACCAGAAGACTAAGCGGACTCTCTCGATTCGCCAACGGCGTGTCAGCCGGACAAAGAAAGGCTCGGTGAACCGTAAGAAACGGGCTGCTGAAGTAGCCAAGCTACACAGTAACGTCTTTAACCGCAGGAATGCCTACCAGTGGCAGGTTGCTAACAAACTTGTCAAAAAAGCCGACGCCTTTGTAGTAGAAGATCTCAACATTCAAGGAATGGTGAGGCGGTGTAAGCCTAAGCCAGAGGAAGAGACAGGACGGTTTTTGCCCAATGGTCAATCAGCCAAACGGGGATTGAACCGTTCTATCCTGGATGCTTCATGGGGAGAGTTGATCAACAAGATTCAGTACGTGGCTGTGAAGTCAGGAAAGGTCTTGCTCAAAGTAAACCCGCGAGATACATCCAGAGAGTGCAGCGCCTGCGGTCATATCGATGAAGCTAATCGGGACAGAGAGCGGTTTATCTGTACCAGGTGTGGTCATTTTGACCACGCTGATCAACAAGCTGCACGAAACATTAAGCGTAAAGCCGTTGTTGAATATGGCTTGAAATTAGTAATAAGAAAGGTACGTCGGGACTCGGCGAAACCCAAGCAGTTAACCCTGTTTGAAACGCCCAGCACTGAATTAACAGTGCCTAGCCCTGAGCGACTTGTACCGAGCGAAGTCGAGGTAAGTCGAAGGGCTAAAAGGAGAAAACACGACACCCGCAAGGGTAAACGTCGTGTGCCTGGGAACCTGGGAAGACAATTAGAGCTATTCTCTCAGGATATGTGGAATGTGAGTTCCGCAGAATCCCCCTTTTAG
- a CDS encoding Fe(3+) ABC transporter substrate-binding protein, giving the protein MKITRRSIIGLCSGLALLVVASCSSPNEPADTASTDGAAENTADAGEINLYSARHYDTDDALYNNFTEETGIEVNLIEGDADELIERIKSEGENSPADVLITVDVGRLWRAQEEGLLQPVSSETLEAAVPANLRDPQGEWFGLSKRARIIVYNKENVQPEELSTYEALAEPEWKGRVCIRSSENIYNQSLVASKIEGKGEQETENWVKGLVDNFARPPEGNDTAQIKAVAAGQCDVAIVNHYYVARLKKSDAAEDQEVAEQVGVFFPNQSADGTHVNISGGGVVTNAPNQENAVKFLEYLVTPEAQEIFANQANEYPVVTDMEPNPVVADFSDFKESELDVVSYGEKNPEAVKLMDRAGWK; this is encoded by the coding sequence ATGAAAATTACTAGACGTAGTATAATTGGACTCTGCTCTGGACTCGCCCTGTTAGTCGTTGCAAGCTGTTCAAGTCCCAACGAACCCGCCGATACAGCAAGTACAGATGGCGCGGCTGAAAACACAGCCGATGCAGGAGAAATTAACCTTTACTCCGCCCGTCATTATGACACCGATGATGCCCTCTACAACAACTTCACCGAAGAAACGGGGATCGAAGTGAACCTGATTGAAGGAGACGCCGATGAGTTGATTGAACGAATCAAGAGTGAAGGCGAAAACAGTCCGGCGGACGTATTAATTACCGTTGACGTGGGACGCCTGTGGCGGGCGCAAGAGGAAGGATTGTTGCAACCCGTTTCCTCAGAAACCTTAGAAGCAGCCGTTCCCGCCAATCTCCGTGATCCCCAAGGAGAATGGTTTGGGTTATCCAAACGGGCGCGAATCATTGTCTATAACAAAGAGAACGTTCAGCCAGAGGAACTCTCCACTTATGAAGCCTTAGCCGAACCCGAATGGAAAGGACGAGTGTGCATCCGCAGTTCCGAAAATATCTACAACCAATCCTTAGTCGCCTCTAAAATCGAAGGCAAAGGAGAACAAGAGACAGAAAACTGGGTCAAAGGCTTAGTCGATAACTTTGCCCGTCCTCCCGAAGGCAATGATACCGCGCAAATTAAAGCCGTAGCTGCTGGTCAATGTGATGTCGCGATCGTTAACCATTATTATGTAGCCCGTCTCAAAAAATCCGATGCGGCGGAAGATCAAGAGGTAGCGGAACAAGTGGGCGTGTTCTTTCCCAATCAAAGCGCCGATGGGACTCATGTCAACATCAGTGGTGGCGGTGTGGTTACCAATGCGCCGAACCAAGAGAATGCGGTCAAATTTTTAGAGTACCTGGTGACGCCAGAAGCCCAGGAAATCTTTGCCAATCAAGCCAATGAGTATCCTGTGGTGACGGATATGGAACCCAATCCTGTTGTGGCTGACTTTAGCGACTTTAAGGAATCAGAATTAGATGTCGTCAGTTATGGGGAAAAGAACCCAGAAGCGGTTAAGCTAATGGATCGGGCAGGTTGGAAATAA
- a CDS encoding phosphoribulokinase, translating to MTHRPIILGIVGDSAAGKTTLTRGIAQILGEDEVTILCTDDYHRYDRQQRAQKAISALHPDCNYLDIMQQHLGLLRTGQSILKPIYNHNTGTFEPPEYIQPRRFVIVEGLLGYSTRLARECFDVKAFLAPPESLRSEWKVKRDTRKRGYTDEQVLEQLRKREPDSEEFIRPQRKWSDIVISFYPPDELSDEQRDLMLNVRLVLRPTIPHPDFTRLLSPSKSHLSTAIRLELDRDMGKPVDVLEVDGHATEEQVRELERILCSEIPYLGKYCTLEGDPNIGKVTGTTGETLQSYPLALTQLLITYHMLKAAHIYQSSEPALT from the coding sequence ATGACTCATCGCCCTATTATCCTCGGTATTGTCGGTGATAGCGCTGCTGGTAAAACAACGCTAACACGAGGAATTGCTCAAATCTTGGGCGAAGATGAAGTCACCATCCTCTGTACCGATGATTACCACCGCTATGATCGCCAGCAACGGGCGCAAAAAGCGATTTCAGCCCTCCATCCTGACTGTAACTATCTAGATATCATGCAGCAGCATCTGGGTTTGCTGCGAACGGGACAATCGATTCTCAAACCCATTTACAACCACAACACGGGTACCTTTGAACCACCGGAGTACATTCAACCCCGACGATTTGTGATTGTTGAAGGATTACTCGGGTATTCCACTCGTTTGGCGCGTGAGTGCTTTGATGTCAAGGCATTTTTAGCACCCCCAGAATCGCTGCGGAGTGAGTGGAAAGTTAAGCGGGATACGCGCAAGCGAGGGTATACGGATGAACAGGTACTCGAACAGTTGAGAAAACGGGAACCGGATTCGGAGGAATTTATCCGCCCCCAGCGTAAGTGGTCAGATATTGTCATCAGTTTCTATCCTCCTGACGAATTATCTGACGAACAGAGGGATTTAATGCTGAATGTGCGGTTAGTCCTCAGACCGACGATTCCTCATCCAGATTTTACCCGACTCCTGAGTCCCAGCAAATCCCATCTAAGTACAGCCATTCGTCTGGAATTAGACCGAGATATGGGTAAGCCTGTGGATGTCCTGGAAGTTGACGGTCATGCGACAGAGGAACAGGTGCGGGAATTAGAGCGGATTTTATGTAGTGAAATTCCTTACTTGGGTAAATACTGCACATTAGAAGGTGATCCCAATATTGGTAAGGTTACGGGAACCACAGGGGAAACACTCCAGAGTTATCCCTTAGCCTTAACTCAATTGTTGATTACCTATCATATGCTGAAAGCGGCTCATATTTATCAATCCAGTGAACCAGCGTTAACCTGA